Proteins from one Cicer arietinum cultivar CDC Frontier isolate Library 1 chromosome 3, Cicar.CDCFrontier_v2.0, whole genome shotgun sequence genomic window:
- the LOC101515515 gene encoding vicilin-like → MAIKARFPLLVLLGIVFLASVCAKSDKENPFFFKSNNFQTLFKNENGHVRLLQRFDKRSQLFENLQNYRLVEYNSKPHTLFLPQHNDADFILVVLSGRAILTVLNPNDRNTFKLERGDTIKLPAGTIAYLANRDDNEDLRVLDLAIPVNRPGQFQSFSLSGSENQQSYFQGFSKKILEASFNSDYEEIERVLLEEQEQKPKQRRGHKDRQQSQRQEADVIVKISREQIEELSKNAKSSSKRSVSSESEPFNLRSRNPIYSNKYGNFFEITPEKNPQLQDLDISLNSVEINEGSLLLPHFNSRATVILVVNEGKGEVELVGLRNENEQENKKEDEEEEEDRNVQVQRFQSKLSSGDVVVIPASHPFSINASSDLFLLGFGINAQNNQRNFLAGEEDNVISQIQRPVKEVAFPGSAEEVDRLLKNQRQSHFANAQPQQKDEGSQKIRIPLSSILGGF, encoded by the exons ATGGCAATCAAAGCGCGATTTCCTCTTTTGGTATTGCTAGGAATAGTTTTCCTAGCCTCAGTTTGTGCGAAATCCGATAAGGAGAATCCATTTTTCTTCAAGTCTAACAACTTTCAAACTCTTTTCAAGAACGAAAACGGTCACGTTCGTCTTCTCCAAAGGTTCGACAAACGTTCTCAATTATTTGAGAACCTCCAAAACTACCGTCTTGTAGAATATAACTCAAAACCTCACACCCTCTTTCTTCCACAACACAATGATGCCGACTTCATCCTTGTAGTCCTAAGTg GAAGGGCTATACTGACGGTATTGAACCCCAACGACAGAAACACCTTCAAACTTGAGCGAGGAGATACAATCAAACTCCCTGCTGGCACCATTGCTTATTTGGCTAACAGAGATGATAATGAAGATCTTAGAGTATTAGATCTCGCCATCCCAGTTAATAGACCTGGTCAATTTCAG TCGTTCTCATTGTCTGGAAGTGAAAACCAGCAATCGTACTTCCAGGGTTTCAGCAAAAAAATTCTAGAGGCTTCCTTCAAT AGCGATTATGAGGAGATAGAGAGGGTTCTTTTAGAAGAGCAAGAGCAAAAGCCAAAACAAAGAAGAGGCCATAAGGATAGGCAGCAGAGCCAGAGGCAAGAAGCAGATGTGATAGTAAAAATATCAAGGGAACAAATTGAAGAACTAAGCAAAAATGCAAAATCAAGCTCTAAAAGAAGTGTATCTTCTGAGTCTGAGCCATTCAACTTGAGAAGCCGCAATCCTATCTATTCCAACAAGTATGGCAACTTCTTTGAGATCACTCCAGAGAAAAACCCTCAACTCCAAGACTTAGATATTTCTCTCAACTCTGTCGAGATCAATGAG GGATCACTTTTGCTACCACACTTCAATTCAAGAGCCACAGTGATACTAGTTGTTAATGAAGGAAAAGGAGAAGTTGAACTTGTGGGATTAAGAAATGAGAATGAACAAGAGAATAAAAAAGaagacgaagaagaagaagaagatagaAATGTACAAGTACAAAGGTTTCAATCAAAGTTATCTTCTGGCGATGTTGTTGTAATTCCTGCTAGCCATCCTTTTTCCATAAATGCTTCCTCAGATCTCTTTTTACTTGGATTCGGTATTAACGCTCAAAACAACCAGAGAAACTTCCTTGCAG ggGAGGAGGACAATGTGATAAGTCAGATACAAAGACCAGTGAAGGAGGTTGCATTCCCTGGATCTGCTGAAGAGGTTGACAGATTACTAAAGAACCAGAGACAATCTCACTTTGCAAATGCTCAACCTCAACAAAAAGATGAAGGAAGCCAGAAAATAAGGATTCCATTATCATCAATTTTGGGCGGTTTTTAA